Sequence from the Janthinobacterium lividum genome:
AACTTTTTCTACGGTTTTGGTGTTGGTATGAGGTAGCCCTTGATGACGTGCTGGACCAAGGCTTGCGGCGCCTCGTCAAGGTGGTCAGTAAACTTTACATATCCAGCCACCAGTTGAGTAGGGTTTCATCATTGTCGTCATCGAGGTTGGCGTAGATATTGGCGAAGTACCATTCCACGCCCGTTGCTTCGCGGAAGGCGTCGGAGGGACCGTTGACGTTGTAAATGCCGTGGTGGCCCGGCACGCTGAAGGTCAGATTGCCTTCATATTGGCCATCCATGGTGCCGCCAAGCTGCTTTTGCACGTCGTACTCGAGCCGGTCGACTGCGGACTGGCTCACGGCGTCGGCATCGTAGATCTGGATGCAGAAGTTGCCGCCGCGCTTCAATACTTGGGCGGGGGAGAGCGGGTCGGCGATGTTTAGATGTCGCCGTGCGCCAAATTTAGGGCCAAGCCGGGTGACGCCAGCAGTCCGAAGACGTGCTCGGCAATCTGGTGCGCCGGCAGAGTTTCGTACGTGAGGCCGTCGGTGTCTTCGTCTGCCAGTACGCGGATGTGTGGCATGCCTTTACAATTGATGTTTTCCATTCACTCTTTCATATTGCTGGTACGCTGCGGTGCGGGTCGCGCCAGCTAAATAGATACGACAATATTGTGCAGGCTGCATGAAGAACGACATTTCCTTACCATTTGTCGCATTCACTCATCCTGAAGTTTTGTCAAACCGTCTACTCCAAGGAATGCAAATTTTAACAAAACTGGAAAAAGCGCTGGGACTTACACAGCCGAACGGCCCGGATGCCGAGCAAGATATCCTAATCCTGGCCCTGAAAGGAAAATGTGCCGGCGACACTTATTATCACAACATGGATCAGTCGGTTTTTGACAGCGCTATGGAAGGTAACGAGGAGGAAGATTTTTATCACTTCTATGTTCGGCAGAGAACGATAGGTATTCAAGCGTTCAAAAAAGAAGTAGAAAACGATCTCTCGACTCTGTCTGGATGTCAGCTTCATGCCATCGTCCAGCATCATAATTATGATAGTGGCATATGGCTTCTAACGCAGATCATAGCGCAAGCAAAGTGTGAATTTGCTACAGCGCTGTGCATCTACTGGGCCAATCAGCCGGGCGATCACTATGCGCGATACGAGACACTCGATCTTGCTTGCGAGGATATCCATGCTCTATCCCATGCGAATGCCGTGTTGCTCAATAAAATCGAATACAAGACAAAGCTGGGAATATTTGCACAGATTCTTCCCATTCCCGACGTTGCTTGTTTCCTGGATCGCAAGCCAGATTATTCAGTGAAGCCATTGATCAATATTCCAGTTGAACTCCGTGTATACTTGTGAAGAATAAAGCTTGGGCTATAGGCTGGGCCTGCGGGACCAGCCCGCCCAGAATCCTCCCCTTGCTTTTTTGACTTCAGTGCACGCTCATCATTAACACCAGCACGATCTCCCGGCCTGTCCCAACAGCAGGACAGATCCACTGCTACCGTTCGCAAACTCTACACAGAGCTCTAATCAGTTTTCGACTGAGCAAGCTTTCACAGCACTCAACGCATCAGTCTGTGCCTGAATGGCAGAGCTGCCCTTCCTCGCTTCGGTTCTGAAAAATTCCACCATATGTCACTTGCCTGTCCAAAAGTACTGTGTAAAAATACAGTGTCAACTTTCAAAAAGGACATCTCATGATCAGAGGCAGTTGCTGCTGTGGCTCAGTAAAGTTTGAATTGGCGTCTCCCCCGGGCATGATGGGCATGTGTCACTGTTCTCGTTGTCGGAAGGCCGGCGCGAGTGCCTTGGCCTTCGTTGATAAAAATTCATTTACCTTGCTGGAGGGGCGAGAATTTATTCAGCGATATGAGCCAGAGACTCCCTTTAAATATGCAAGAACTTTTTGTAAAAACTGCGGGACTTCTTTGGGGGAAATTGGCTCAGAAAATGATTCGTTTCCGATATCAGTTAACTGCCTGGATGATGACCCTGAGGTCAGCATGCAATTTCATGTGTATGTCGGCTCCAAACCCGCATGGTATGAAATTTGTGATAATGCAAAACAGTTTCAGGAAAGTCCTGCATAATAAAAAAGCCAGTCATGTGACTGGCTTTTTTATTGCAATATTGATATTTCAAGCATTTTCGATATTCCTTTTTTGTCAGGATGGACCCTCCCGCCATACCCTCGCGAATGTCGCAACCCTGTCGTCAAATCCCTCGAAACCCAGTTCCATCAATTCCTCATGCGTGGCAAAAACCGATAGATGATTTATACAATGCTGCTGTTCAAATATTGGGCACTGAATTAAGCAGATGAAGTTTTTTGGCTGCGCAATGAATTGAATTGTCTTCGACCACCTGCTCGCTATAACTGGCATCGGAATAGAATGCGTATGACATGGAGTATACAGCTGCCGCATGCGCATAGGCGAAAAACGTTGAAAGAGCTGACTTTTTCAATGGAATGTGAGATATTTTTAATTGATGCGTTCAATGTTGTGGTGTGGAACGTGGTCGTGATAGATGTATGATTTTTCAGAAAATGCAAATCGACATTGCTAAATTGAAATATTTGTGTCGGCAGTTTCGTCCGCGGCTCAAAATAAGCGGTGTCACTCAGGAGTTTCCTGGAATAACTGTGGCGCGTTGTGGACCCTTGGCGATTGGCACAAACACTTCCCATTTATGTTGTATCGTGGGCTTTACAGTCTTGGCGCAGCTCACCGCAACATTTGATCCAGGCAGGCCACGGCTCTTCGGAACCCATTCCACACGCAAAGATACCGCGCATTTCGTCACCAGAATCTTCCGGTTAGGCTCCAAGACCCGCCACCGTGTGCCGTTTTTGGAATTCTCTGCTGCCATGAACTTTACTGCAGCATCCCTGATCTCAAATAAGCCATGTATGTCACCGCGTGTCCTGTCCTCGTCAAGCGTGGTCGCGCGCGCCGATGAGACGCCAGCAACAAGAAAAACGGCGGCGACAAAGGAAGCGTACATGCGTCTATTCAAACGTAACGGTGCCAACATATTTACAATCCTTGCCAAGTCTGTTCGATATCAGATAGAGATATGGAAGCTTCCACATTTCCAGTGTGAGCATTGTCACACAGGCTGCTGACAGCTTGCTCGTTTGCTGGCAGGATTGCCTCACGCATGTTGACTCTGCCTTCACACCCTTGCGAATGCAGGAAGAATGGAACTGCCCCGTCTACAGTCAACAATCCCGGCTCCAGCGTTTTTGTTCTCCACTGGTGAGTGTGTAGTTTTCGTGGCACGATGAGAGGTTCATCGGCTTCTCATTAAACTGACAAGACGCACATGGCTTTTACTTTTCACCCGCTCTCCGATATTGCCAATGAAGAATGGCTCGTTCTGTTGAATCACCAGGACGTCATCCGCCACATGCCGCTCGCCACCGAAAGCTGGGATGAGCACACTGTGATGGAATGGGCGAAAGGCAAGGATGCGCAGTGGCAAGCAAATGGCTATGGGCCGTGGGCTATCCGGATTGATGGCGCGTTTGCCGGCTGGGGCGGTTTTCAGAAGGAAGGGCGCGAAGCTGACCTGGCACTGGTATTGCTCCCCGCGTTCTGGGGACATGGTCCTGCGCTGGTTCGCCGGTTCATGCACCGCCGGCTGGAACTGGGTATTGGCCCGGTCACTATCCTGCTGCCGCCCAGCCGCACTCGCGTCAAGGGGCTTGCAAGAATCGGCTTCGCATTGGATTGCGAAGTGGAGTATGAGGGCCAATGTTTTTTAAAGTTCCGGGCAATTGACTGAGTTACAGGTGCGTGGCGGAGACGGGAACAGCCCTTATCCCCCGCAACTGCCATACTATGAATACGCCGACATGAGCGATGCTTGTCGAAACAGGCTGCGGCCATATCATGGGTATAGCACGCCCAAGCGCGCTTACCTCCACCTTTGAAACCATGAAAAACATCACCGTAGAATATCGTCACAATTTTCCCCTTGATCCGGTCGATGTCGTCCGTGTTTTCGATCAGTCTGGAATCAAGCGCCCCACCGACAATCTCCCGAGAATCGCGCGCATGTTCGCCGCGCCTTGCCTCTTGCTGTCGGCTTGGGTGGATGGGGAGCTGGTAGGATTGGCCCGGTCGTTGACCGACTATGCCTATTGCTGCTATCTGTCGGATCTGGCCGTCAACAAGGATTATCAGGGCTTGGGAATTGGCAAGGAACTTGTCAAGCGCACCCAGGCCATCATCGGCGAGGAAGTGTCGTTGATACTGCTCTCCGCCCCGGATGCGATGTCTTACTATCCGACGCTCGGTTTTGAGCCTGCCGGCAATGCCTACGTCATTCGGCGCAAACATTAAGACGCAAGCTTCCATGCGATGGCTGCGCCACGGGACTTGAATCTCGCCGCTTGCTTATGATGAGCCAGCTTTCACGGCGAACGACGCTCCGTCCAAGCGTATACTAGCTTCATCCGGCGCGCGCGTGCTGTCTTAAGCGCACTCCTTGGCCCAATCGGCTTTTTGATACTTCTTGCGGCACTCGACGCGTTCTTCTTCTTTTGTGAAAGAAAATTCAACGGATTGCACCTGTTTTTGATCATCCGATAAATTGAGATAAATGCCGCGTTTTTTCCACTCGGCATAGGGCTTCATGTCAGCGTCGCTGAAACCCGATGCGTCGGGTTTGCCATACTTGGCAATATAGCGCTGCAGCGGGATGGATGCGTCCGGTACCCAGCGCATGTTGCTTATTTTTAAACTGTTATCGGTGGTTTCATTGGCCAGTTTTGTCCAGTACTCGAAAGTGAATACATCCTTTCTCGTGATCGTGCCTTCGGGGGAAGCTTCGATTTTCTCACTTATCTTCTCAAGCATTTTTCGTTGAAAAGGGCGCATGTCGGAAAATACCAGATATAGCTTGCCTGGAAACCCCGGACCTGAAAGCCGATAGAAACCATCTGACTCCGTTACCCATGCAGCTTCCACGGATTCAATGGTTGCAGCAGGAAATTGTGCCTTGATACTGCCCAGGGTCTGTCCGGCGGTGATGTTTTGAAAGCCTTCCGCCGATACTGCGGCGCAGGCGAGGGTGAAGGAAAGCAGTGCCAGTGCGCGAAAGGTTTTCGAACGTAAGAGCAGGCCAGCCAATATTTTTGAAGACATGGTTATTTGATCAGTGAAGGGAGTTGGTCGATATGAGTGCTTGTTATACTTGGCAATATTATAAAGTGCTGGCATACCCGGAGCGCCATTCATGCGGCCGATATTTTCAACCTTCCATAAGCTACGCCAATTCTCGTCCTCGGAAAAATACAGCTCAATGAAATGCGTGTATACCCTTGCCGAAGCCCTGGCAAAAGACCCCAGCCGCGTCGCCAAAATCCAATCCCTCACCCTCGACAGTTCCAGACCCCACATGGGCCTGAAAGGCAGCGAGGGCCTGTTCGCTTCCGAAGCCTGGTGGAAAAGCATCGAGGTCAGGCGCCTCCAGACGCCAACCTTGTCTGGTAGCATCGAGCGAACGTATTTCGCGGGCCAGGACAGCCGCCGTGGCGATCAAGTCAACAGCGTTATCTTGCGCCTGGCGGATGGCTCGACAGTGGACGAGAGCATCTACATGAACGACAAACAGGACATCAAGCTGTTCGTGCCTGGCGCCATGCTGACGATGGTCTACGCGCTGGATGAGCTCAAGGCACAGCCAGCCGCCGACGGCGGTGTCAATGTGGCGCGTATCGTGCTGGAAGTGGCCATCTCCGTCAGAAAAGATAAAGAGTAGGGGACGGTGCCATGCAGATGCTCCACTATCTGCATAAGCTTGATATTGGACAAGTTTTTAGCTGAAATTGGTTTGACCGCCCACCGCGCCAGGTCTAGAGTCATCAACAAGACCCAACCGACCCCGGCGCCCACACCATGGCCAAGCCTTTTCCCTTGAACCCCAAGAATCCCGAACGCATCTGCTGGGGCTGCGACAAGTATTGTCCGCCGGACGCCATGCGCTGCGGCAATGGTTCCGAGCGCACGCAGCATCCGATCGAGCTGTTTGGCGAGGGCTGGAATGACTGGGGGCTGGCGGCGGCCGACAAGGCCGACAAGGACGAGAACCCGCCCTGACGGCAAGCGCAGCACGCGGCGCGCCGCTACAATCTCTTCATCGCGTCCGAGCTGAGGAGTCTCCATGCAAGAAACCCTGTCCCGCTGGCTGGCAAGCAGCGCCGGCGATTACACCCTGGCCGAACACCCGGCCGTACACACCATCGATGAGGCGCTGATCCACGTGCCAGCCATGCCTGGCCTGATGGTAAAGAACCTGTTCGTGCGCGATGAAAAGGGTCGGCGGCATTTTCTCGTCATCGTGCCTTTCGACAAGCGCATCGACTTGGCGGCGCTGGGGCGGCTGTTGCCGGCCAGTAAGCTGAGCATGGCTTCGCCTGAACGCTTGCTCCAGCATCTGGGCATCACGCCGGGGTCCGTCAGCCTGTTTGCGCTGATCCACGACAGCGCGCAGGCGGTGGAACTGGTGCTGGACCAGGCCGTATGGGAAGCTGGTTCTGTGCAAGCCCATCCCTTGCGCAATACGGCCACGGTGGCGCTGTCGCATGCCACCCTGGTCGATTTCCTCGCCCATACTGGACACGTACCCCGCATTCTGAGCGTGCCGGCGGCTGATTAAACGCGTTGTATCAATGCCCGGCCACGGACGCGCCGCCGCTGCGCCGTCCCGGCCGGAAACCGTGCGCGCGGGCCGACCAGGCGACGAGGAGCGCCAGCACCAGCAAGCTGACCATTGCCCACGGGAAGGCGTCCGCGCCCCACGTTTCCAGAAGGGCGCCGCCGACCACGCCCGCGGCCGCAATCGCGCCATTCCACGCCACTACGTTCATCG
This genomic interval carries:
- a CDS encoding prolyl-tRNA synthetase associated domain-containing protein encodes the protein MQETLSRWLASSAGDYTLAEHPAVHTIDEALIHVPAMPGLMVKNLFVRDEKGRRHFLVIVPFDKRIDLAALGRLLPASKLSMASPERLLQHLGITPGSVSLFALIHDSAQAVELVLDQAVWEAGSVQAHPLRNTATVALSHATLVDFLAHTGHVPRILSVPAAD
- a CDS encoding DUF4274 domain-containing protein, with the translated sequence MKNDISLPFVAFTHPEVLSNRLLQGMQILTKLEKALGLTQPNGPDAEQDILILALKGKCAGDTYYHNMDQSVFDSAMEGNEEEDFYHFYVRQRTIGIQAFKKEVENDLSTLSGCQLHAIVQHHNYDSGIWLLTQIIAQAKCEFATALCIYWANQPGDHYARYETLDLACEDIHALSHANAVLLNKIEYKTKLGIFAQILPIPDVACFLDRKPDYSVKPLINIPVELRVYL
- a CDS encoding GNAT family N-acetyltransferase; amino-acid sequence: MKNITVEYRHNFPLDPVDVVRVFDQSGIKRPTDNLPRIARMFAAPCLLLSAWVDGELVGLARSLTDYAYCCYLSDLAVNKDYQGLGIGKELVKRTQAIIGEEVSLILLSAPDAMSYYPTLGFEPAGNAYVIRRKH
- a CDS encoding DUF3079 domain-containing protein; translated protein: MAKPFPLNPKNPERICWGCDKYCPPDAMRCGNGSERTQHPIELFGEGWNDWGLAAADKADKDENPP
- a CDS encoding DUF4265 domain-containing protein encodes the protein MENINCKGMPHIRVLADEDTDGLTYETLPAHQIAEHVFGLLASPGLALNLAHGDI
- a CDS encoding GNAT family N-acetyltransferase is translated as MAFTFHPLSDIANEEWLVLLNHQDVIRHMPLATESWDEHTVMEWAKGKDAQWQANGYGPWAIRIDGAFAGWGGFQKEGREADLALVLLPAFWGHGPALVRRFMHRRLELGIGPVTILLPPSRTRVKGLARIGFALDCEVEYEGQCFLKFRAID